Proteins from a genomic interval of Pseudomonas paeninsulae:
- a CDS encoding PepSY domain-containing protein produces the protein MKALIALLTAVALSVAAGIAQARDLGPDEALKLRDAGTIQPFDKLNAAALAEYPGGKIEETELEEEYGRYIYQLEVRDAQGVQWDIELDASNGQVLKHQQDD, from the coding sequence ATGAAAGCCTTGATCGCACTGTTAACTGCTGTTGCCCTGAGTGTCGCTGCCGGTATTGCTCAAGCGCGTGACCTGGGCCCGGATGAGGCATTGAAACTGCGCGATGCGGGCACCATCCAGCCGTTCGATAAGCTCAATGCCGCGGCCCTGGCCGAGTATCCCGGTGGCAAAATCGAAGAAACCGAGCTCGAAGAAGAATACGGCCGCTACATTTATCAGCTCGAAGTGCGCGACGCACAAGGCGTGCAATGGGACATTGAACTGGACGCCAGCAACGGTCAGGTTCTCAAGCATCAGCAGGACGATTGA
- a CDS encoding universal stress protein, with the protein MYKQMMIPVDLAHIERLEKALRTGADLAKLYDIPVCYISVSANTPTAVARNPTEFKEKLEQFSVVQAEQYGLKNVSSAPYISHDPAVDLDKTLLKAAKDCGADLVVMASHVPGLAEHLFASNAGYFASYSEASVLVVR; encoded by the coding sequence ATGTACAAGCAGATGATGATTCCCGTCGACCTCGCCCATATCGAACGCCTCGAAAAAGCCCTGAGAACCGGCGCAGACCTTGCGAAGCTGTATGACATACCGGTCTGTTACATCAGCGTATCGGCCAACACGCCAACGGCAGTCGCGCGCAATCCGACAGAGTTCAAGGAAAAACTGGAGCAGTTCAGTGTGGTTCAGGCAGAGCAATACGGACTAAAAAATGTCAGTAGCGCCCCCTATATCAGCCATGACCCGGCGGTTGACCTGGACAAGACCTTGCTCAAAGCGGCCAAGGACTGCGGCGCAGACCTAGTGGTGATGGCCTCCCATGTACCTGGTTTGGCGGAACACCTATTCGCCTCAAACGCCGGGTATTTTGCGTCCTATTCCGAGGCGTCGGTGCTGGTAGTGCGCTAA
- a CDS encoding fatty acid cis/trans isomerase — protein MPYRALLGACLLFTSLLLSAEPISYSRDIQPIFTRYCVACHACYDAPCQLNLGSAEGLERGANKLPVYDGKRFAAQATSRLFLDAHGAAAWRRKDFFSVLDPQNSQAALLTRMLELGHATALTANAKLPADLDIGIRREQQCPLPEQFAGFAKANPQAGMPFAVTGLSEVDYQTLQRWLQQGAPVDQQALAASKAEAAQVKAWEQFLNAPGARESLVSRWLYEHLFLAHLYFNGAEPGHFFQLLRSRTPTGHPVDPIATRRPNEDPGGTFYYRLAPVQGVIVHKTHMTYPLSAHKLARVKALFFADDWQVDALPGYGARRRANPFETFAAIPPQARYQFMLDNAEYFVRTFIRGPVCRGQIATDVIRDNFWVVFQDPRHDLYMVDAKYRAKATPLLTMPGQFDDIGNLLSLWRSYRNRRNEYEALRMHSYAAAPAPSWSHIWAGNDNALLTIFRQHDSASVRKGLIGEIPQTLWWMDYPLLERAYYQLVVNFDVFGNLAHQAQTRLYFDRIRNGAEQNFLRLMPADARETILDDWYQYSGQLKLWLDYQRIDTHSRTALQLPATDPKRGFAEALLSRYGSLYVGFDPINRCDGVHCHRAGLPAEMQAAEQALSRLTGKPAGGLKVIHQLPEAALLRVELADGTREVYSLLRNRAHSNVAFMYGEELRYQPALDTLTIYPGVLTSYPNFMFSLTAQEVPEFVRSMELVRDAQAFDTLVGRWGVRRSHPEFWRYFHDMSAYIRETEAVEAGVLDMHRYENL, from the coding sequence ATGCCATATCGCGCACTACTCGGCGCTTGCTTGTTGTTCACCAGCCTACTGCTGTCGGCTGAGCCGATTTCGTACAGTCGCGATATTCAACCGATCTTCACCCGCTATTGCGTGGCCTGCCATGCCTGCTACGACGCGCCTTGCCAGCTCAATCTGGGCAGCGCCGAGGGTCTCGAACGGGGGGCAAACAAGCTGCCGGTATACGATGGCAAGCGCTTCGCGGCGCAGGCTACCAGTCGGCTGTTTCTTGATGCCCACGGGGCTGCGGCCTGGCGGCGCAAGGATTTCTTTTCGGTGCTCGATCCGCAGAACAGTCAGGCGGCCTTGCTGACCCGCATGCTCGAACTGGGCCACGCTACAGCGCTCACCGCCAATGCCAAGCTGCCGGCCGACTTGGATATCGGCATCAGGCGCGAGCAGCAGTGTCCACTGCCTGAGCAGTTCGCGGGCTTCGCCAAGGCAAACCCGCAAGCGGGCATGCCTTTCGCAGTTACCGGCCTGAGCGAGGTGGATTATCAAACCCTGCAGCGCTGGTTGCAGCAAGGCGCGCCAGTCGATCAGCAAGCACTAGCAGCGAGCAAGGCCGAGGCGGCGCAGGTCAAGGCCTGGGAGCAGTTTCTCAATGCTCCGGGGGCACGGGAAAGCCTGGTCTCGCGCTGGCTGTATGAACACCTGTTCCTCGCGCACCTGTATTTCAATGGCGCCGAGCCGGGGCATTTTTTCCAGCTGTTGCGTTCGCGTACCCCGACTGGCCATCCGGTCGATCCTATCGCTACGCGCCGACCGAACGAGGATCCGGGCGGCACCTTTTATTACCGTCTGGCGCCGGTCCAGGGGGTGATCGTACACAAGACCCACATGACCTATCCGCTCAGTGCGCACAAGCTGGCGCGAGTCAAAGCGCTGTTCTTCGCCGACGACTGGCAGGTTGATGCGTTGCCTGGCTATGGCGCCCGGCGCCGCGCCAATCCATTCGAGACGTTCGCCGCGATTCCGCCGCAGGCGCGCTATCAGTTCATGCTGGATAACGCCGAGTATTTCGTGCGCACCTTTATCCGTGGCCCTGTGTGCCGCGGGCAGATCGCCACCGACGTGATCCGTGACAACTTCTGGGTGGTGTTCCAGGATCCGCGACATGATCTGTATATGGTCGATGCCAAATACCGCGCCAAGGCGACGCCACTGCTGACCATGCCCGGCCAGTTCGACGATATCGGCAATCTGCTCAGTCTGTGGCGTAGCTATCGCAACAGGCGCAATGAGTACGAGGCCTTGCGCATGCACAGCTACGCCGCTGCACCCGCGCCCAGTTGGTCGCACATCTGGGCCGGTAACGACAATGCGCTGCTGACGATCTTCCGCCAGCACGATAGCGCCTCGGTGCGCAAAGGCCTGATCGGCGAGATCCCGCAGACGCTCTGGTGGATGGACTATCCGCTGCTTGAACGAGCCTACTACCAGTTGGTGGTCAACTTCGATGTATTCGGCAACCTGGCGCATCAGGCGCAGACGCGCCTGTATTTCGATCGAATCCGTAACGGCGCCGAGCAGAATTTCCTGCGCTTGATGCCGGCTGACGCCCGCGAGACGATCCTCGATGACTGGTATCAGTACAGCGGCCAGCTGAAGCTATGGCTGGACTACCAGCGCATCGATACCCATAGCCGAACAGCCCTGCAACTGCCGGCAACAGACCCCAAACGGGGTTTTGCCGAAGCCCTCTTGAGCCGCTACGGCAGCCTCTACGTGGGCTTTGATCCGATCAACCGTTGCGATGGCGTGCACTGCCATCGCGCTGGGCTGCCGGCCGAGATGCAAGCGGCAGAGCAGGCGCTAAGTCGTCTGACCGGCAAGCCGGCCGGCGGGCTCAAGGTCATTCACCAGCTGCCGGAAGCGGCCCTGCTGCGTGTCGAACTGGCCGATGGCACGCGCGAGGTCTATAGCCTGCTGCGCAACCGTGCGCACAGCAACGTGGCCTTCATGTATGGCGAGGAACTGCGTTATCAGCCCGCGCTGGATACCCTGACTATTTACCCTGGGGTGCTGACGAGTTACCCGAACTTCATGTTCAGCCTCACTGCGCAGGAGGTTCCGGAGTTCGTGCGCAGCATGGAGTTGGTCCGTGATGCCCAGGCGTTCGACACGCTGGTCGGGCGTTGGGGGGTTCGTCGCAGCCACCCCGAGTTCTGGCGCTATTTCCATGACATGTCGGCGTATATCCGCGAAACCGAAGCGGTCGAGGCCGGCGTGCTGGATATGCACCGCTATGAAAACCTGTAA
- a CDS encoding response regulator, with product MTVSTLLICDDSNMARKQLLRALPADWPVVITQAANGMEAMAILRQGQIDVMLLDLTMPEMDGYQVLAALQTEGLSCKVIVVSGDVQEQAMQRVMALGALAFVQKPADPDLLRNTLDSLELLGSSGSELAVHALGDDSTINFIDAFREVVNVAMGRAAALLAKLLGVFVQLPVPNVSLFEVGELHMALADAQRGDGLTAVCQGFIGSGIAGEALLIFHDSELGEMARLMSGFSSDYSEMEMFLDLSTVLIGACLNGIAGQIDAQFSLSHPTVLGEHASIEELIKLNRPRWKTTLAVEISYSIEGHHIHFDLLLLFTEDSVALLSNKLAYLMN from the coding sequence ATGACTGTCAGCACTCTACTTATCTGTGACGACTCAAATATGGCGCGCAAGCAATTGCTACGTGCGCTGCCTGCCGACTGGCCTGTGGTCATAACGCAGGCGGCCAACGGCATGGAGGCCATGGCGATTCTGCGTCAAGGGCAGATCGATGTGATGCTGCTCGACCTGACGATGCCCGAGATGGATGGCTATCAGGTACTCGCTGCCCTGCAGACCGAAGGCCTGTCATGCAAGGTCATTGTGGTGTCTGGCGATGTTCAGGAACAGGCGATGCAGCGGGTCATGGCGCTCGGGGCGTTGGCCTTTGTACAAAAACCGGCTGATCCAGATCTGCTCAGAAACACCCTCGACAGCCTGGAGTTGCTCGGCAGCAGTGGCAGTGAGCTGGCCGTGCATGCGCTCGGCGATGACTCCACGATCAATTTTATCGATGCCTTTCGTGAGGTGGTCAACGTTGCCATGGGCCGTGCTGCCGCCTTGCTAGCCAAGCTGCTGGGCGTGTTTGTGCAATTGCCGGTGCCGAATGTCAGCCTGTTTGAAGTCGGCGAGCTGCACATGGCCCTGGCGGATGCCCAGCGGGGCGACGGGCTTACCGCCGTGTGCCAGGGGTTTATCGGCAGTGGCATTGCTGGCGAGGCGCTGCTGATTTTCCATGATTCGGAATTGGGCGAGATGGCCCGTCTGATGAGTGGGTTCTCGTCCGATTATTCCGAAATGGAAATGTTCCTGGATCTTTCCACTGTACTGATCGGCGCCTGCCTGAACGGTATTGCCGGGCAGATCGATGCGCAGTTTTCCCTAAGCCACCCCACCGTACTGGGCGAGCATGCCTCGATCGAGGAATTGATCAAGCTCAATCGGCCACGCTGGAAGACCACCCTGGCCGTGGAGATCAGCTACAGCATCGAAGGTCACCATATTCATTTCGACTTACTGCTGCTGTTTACTGAAGATTCGGTGGCGTTGCTTTCTAACAAGCTTGCTTACCTGATGAACTGA
- a CDS encoding DUF1223 domain-containing protein — MKLLFPALWVALCVLCAPVHAEPRLRLTSSATATPVLELFTSQGCSSCPPAERWLSALTEHPALWNEVIPLAFHVDYWDRLGWVDPFANPGYSARQRAYARSGGSQGVYTPEFILAGHEWRGWFQRQPLPLVQMPTVGRLVLEIDGDNLKLTFTPANSAPARLTAHVARLGFGLSTAVGRGENAGRTLTHDFVVLTLQQLGASETHHWQTRLAADSRGERQALVAWLTASGQPTPYQAVGGWLLTTSTEGQ; from the coding sequence ATGAAACTACTGTTCCCAGCCCTCTGGGTCGCCCTCTGCGTACTCTGCGCGCCAGTTCACGCGGAACCTCGCCTACGCCTGACCAGCAGTGCAACAGCTACACCAGTGCTGGAATTGTTTACCTCACAAGGCTGCAGTTCGTGCCCGCCAGCAGAACGCTGGCTATCCGCTCTGACCGAGCATCCTGCGCTTTGGAACGAAGTGATCCCCCTGGCCTTCCACGTCGATTACTGGGACCGGCTTGGCTGGGTGGATCCATTCGCCAACCCAGGCTATAGCGCCCGGCAACGGGCGTACGCACGCTCCGGCGGTAGCCAAGGGGTATATACCCCGGAATTCATCCTGGCCGGCCACGAGTGGCGCGGCTGGTTCCAACGTCAGCCGCTGCCACTGGTGCAGATGCCGACGGTTGGCAGGCTGGTGCTTGAGATTGACGGCGACAACTTGAAACTGACGTTCACTCCAGCTAATTCGGCTCCAGCTCGACTGACAGCTCATGTTGCACGCCTGGGCTTCGGCCTGAGCACCGCGGTAGGGCGAGGCGAAAATGCCGGGCGCACGCTAACCCATGACTTCGTGGTCTTGACCCTGCAGCAGCTTGGAGCCAGTGAAACACACCACTGGCAGACCCGTCTTGCCGCCGACTCGCGCGGCGAGCGCCAGGCATTGGTCGCCTGGCTCACCGCGTCAGGGCAGCCAACGCCCTATCAGGCTGTCGGCGGTTGGCTGCTAACAACCAGTACAGAAGGCCAATAG
- a CDS encoding nuclear transport factor 2 family protein, which translates to MTTENSVRPPLPPFTRESAIEKVRLAEDGWNSRDPERVSLAYTLDTKWRNRSEFAFNRQEAKAFLTRKWAKELDYRLIKELWAFTGNRIAVRYAYEWHDDSGNWFRSYGNENWEFDDNGLMANRFACINDMPIKESERKFHWPLGRRPDDHPGLSELDL; encoded by the coding sequence ATGACAACTGAAAATTCCGTTCGTCCACCCCTGCCGCCTTTCACACGGGAAAGTGCCATCGAGAAGGTCCGCCTGGCCGAGGATGGCTGGAACAGCCGCGACCCGGAGCGGGTTTCGCTGGCTTATACGCTGGATACCAAATGGCGCAACCGCAGCGAATTCGCGTTCAATCGACAAGAGGCAAAGGCGTTTCTCACCCGCAAATGGGCCAAAGAACTCGACTACCGCTTGATCAAAGAGCTGTGGGCTTTTACCGGCAATCGCATCGCCGTGCGGTACGCCTACGAGTGGCATGACGATTCGGGGAACTGGTTCCGCTCCTACGGTAACGAGAACTGGGAGTTCGATGATAATGGGCTGATGGCCAATCGTTTTGCCTGCATCAACGACATGCCAATCAAGGAATCCGAACGCAAGTTCCATTGGCCCCTGGGCCGTCGCCCCGATGATCATCCGGGCCTATCAGAGTTGGACCTCTAA
- a CDS encoding GlxA family transcriptional regulator produces the protein MDALKTIACLLYPNVMSLDVTGPLQVFASANVERQRQGLPAIYHLVVLGQQVGAVATSAGFQLVAEQAWREFDAAQIDTLLIPGGLGEQAQCQNQALLTWLRAAEPQVRRLGSVCSGALILAAAGLLDGRRATTHWADAQTLRQGHPDVEVLVDCLHTYDPQDLPGNGHIFTSAGVTAGIDLALALVEADLGRVTALAVARRLVMFLRRPGGQAQFSALLTPEPSRVPRLAALLEWIPAHLSDDLSLEALATQAHMTPRTLSRVFVQELGMGPGRYVERIRLEAARNLLQDAQASISTVARLSGFGHPENLRRTFHKHLSVSPQEYAERFA, from the coding sequence ATGGATGCGCTTAAAACCATTGCCTGCCTGCTTTACCCGAATGTGATGAGCCTGGATGTGACCGGCCCATTACAGGTCTTTGCCTCGGCCAATGTCGAGCGCCAACGCCAGGGTTTGCCGGCGATCTATCATCTTGTCGTACTCGGTCAACAGGTCGGCGCTGTCGCCACGTCGGCCGGGTTTCAACTGGTTGCCGAACAGGCCTGGCGCGAGTTCGACGCCGCACAGATCGACACCCTGCTGATTCCTGGCGGCCTGGGCGAACAGGCCCAATGCCAGAACCAGGCACTCTTGACCTGGCTGCGTGCCGCCGAACCGCAGGTACGCCGCCTGGGCTCGGTCTGTTCCGGCGCGCTAATACTGGCCGCCGCCGGCCTGCTCGATGGTCGCCGCGCGACTACCCATTGGGCCGATGCGCAAACCCTGCGTCAGGGGCATCCCGATGTCGAGGTGCTAGTGGACTGCCTGCACACCTATGACCCGCAGGATCTGCCCGGCAATGGCCATATCTTTACCTCGGCGGGAGTAACCGCGGGTATCGACCTGGCCCTGGCGTTGGTTGAAGCGGATCTCGGGCGCGTCACTGCACTGGCGGTAGCCCGGCGCCTGGTGATGTTCCTGCGCAGGCCAGGTGGGCAGGCCCAATTCAGCGCCCTGCTCACGCCTGAGCCAAGTCGCGTGCCGCGTCTGGCGGCCTTGCTCGAGTGGATTCCTGCACACCTGAGTGACGACCTGTCGCTGGAGGCGTTAGCCACCCAGGCGCACATGACGCCGCGCACGCTGTCGCGGGTGTTCGTCCAGGAGCTGGGCATGGGGCCGGGGCGCTATGTCGAACGCATTCGCCTGGAAGCGGCACGCAATCTACTGCAAGACGCTCAGGCGTCGATCAGTACGGTGGCGCGCCTGAGCGGTTTCGGTCACCCGGAAAACCTGCGCCGCACCTTCCACAAACATCTGTCCGTCAGCCCGCAGGAATACGCCGAGCGCTTCGCCTGA
- the nfuA gene encoding Fe-S biogenesis protein NfuA, whose translation MSTIIITDAAHDYLADLLSKQNTTGIGIRVFITQPGSQYAETCIAYCKPGEEKPDDTAIALASFTAWIDALSEPFLEDAVVDYATDRMGGQLTIKAPNAKVPMVNADSPINERISYYLQTEINPGLASHGGEVSLIDVVDDGIAVLKFGGGCQGCGQVDLTLKEGIEKTLLERIPELKGVRDVTDHSNKENAYY comes from the coding sequence ATGAGCACCATTATCATTACCGACGCTGCCCACGATTATCTGGCTGATCTGCTGAGCAAGCAGAACACCACTGGTATTGGCATCCGTGTCTTCATCACCCAGCCGGGCAGCCAGTACGCCGAAACCTGCATCGCTTATTGCAAGCCGGGCGAGGAAAAGCCGGATGATACGGCGATAGCCCTGGCCAGCTTTACGGCCTGGATCGATGCGCTCAGCGAACCCTTCCTGGAAGATGCCGTGGTCGATTACGCGACCGACCGCATGGGCGGCCAGCTGACTATCAAGGCGCCGAATGCCAAGGTACCGATGGTCAACGCAGACAGCCCGATCAACGAGCGCATCAGTTATTACCTGCAAACCGAGATCAATCCGGGGCTAGCCAGCCATGGCGGCGAAGTGAGCCTGATCGATGTGGTCGATGACGGCATCGCGGTATTGAAGTTTGGCGGTGGCTGCCAGGGCTGCGGACAGGTCGACCTGACCCTCAAGGAAGGCATCGAGAAAACCCTGCTTGAACGCATCCCGGAACTTAAAGGTGTGCGCGACGTGACCGACCACAGCAACAAGGAAAACGCCTACTACTGA
- a CDS encoding patatin-like phospholipase family protein, which translates to MSAILIKYPALTIKAGSRALARIRERGLQPADVGILPGAAGGPKALGIQGLDLALFGDWLLRAPRERSLIGASIGSWRFASACLPDAVAGLLRLGELYTEQRFAKDASMAEVSRSCRLMLEDLLAGQDADVLSNPHYRLNIVVVKSHGLLRHDHRGALGLGLSSVIGNNLLGRSRLARHFERLILHDARLAPPLTELSDFPSRYLTLDHSNLRHALLASGSIPMIMQGVRDIPGAGPGTYRDGGLLDYHLDLPYSGDDIVLYPHFTDRVIPGWFDKGMPWRRGDAGRLQDVLLLAPSREYLARLPHGKLPDRKDFSRYLGDDPSRERYWRKAMDESQRLGDEFLELADSGRLAERMLAL; encoded by the coding sequence ATGAGTGCGATTCTAATCAAGTACCCCGCCCTGACCATCAAGGCCGGGTCACGGGCCTTGGCGCGCATCCGCGAGCGCGGCTTGCAACCCGCCGACGTGGGCATTCTGCCTGGAGCTGCCGGCGGACCTAAAGCCCTCGGTATCCAGGGGCTGGACTTGGCCTTGTTCGGCGACTGGCTGTTGCGCGCGCCACGTGAGCGCTCGCTGATCGGCGCCTCGATCGGCTCCTGGCGTTTCGCCAGTGCCTGCTTGCCGGATGCCGTCGCAGGCCTTCTGCGCCTGGGCGAACTCTACACCGAGCAACGCTTTGCCAAAGACGCGAGTATGGCCGAGGTCTCGCGCAGTTGTCGGCTGATGCTTGAGGATCTATTGGCCGGCCAGGACGCCGACGTATTGAGCAACCCGCACTACCGGCTGAATATCGTCGTGGTGAAGAGCCACGGCCTGCTCCGACATGACCACCGCGGCGCGCTGGGCCTGGGCTTGTCCTCGGTGATCGGCAACAACCTGCTCGGGCGGTCGCGCCTGGCTCGGCACTTCGAGCGGCTGATCCTGCACGATGCACGTCTGGCCCCGCCGTTAACCGAACTTAGTGACTTTCCTTCGCGCTACCTGACGCTGGACCACAGCAACCTGCGCCATGCCCTGCTCGCCTCCGGTTCGATCCCGATGATCATGCAAGGGGTACGCGACATCCCAGGCGCCGGTCCGGGAACCTACCGGGACGGAGGCCTGCTCGATTATCACCTCGACCTGCCCTACAGCGGCGACGACATCGTGCTCTATCCGCATTTCACCGACAGAGTCATTCCCGGCTGGTTCGACAAGGGCATGCCCTGGCGCCGTGGCGATGCCGGACGCTTGCAGGATGTATTGCTGCTGGCACCCTCGCGTGAATACCTGGCACGCCTGCCCCACGGCAAATTACCGGATCGCAAGGACTTCAGCCGTTACCTGGGTGATGACCCCAGCCGCGAACGCTATTGGCGCAAAGCCATGGACGAAAGCCAGCGACTGGGTGACGAATTCCTCGAATTGGCGGACAGTGGCCGCCTGGCCGAGCGCATGCTGGCCTTATGA
- a CDS encoding DUF1272 domain-containing protein, which yields MLQLRPNCECCDRDLPADSPDALICSFECTFCRTCDDKTLHGNCPNCSGELLRRPIRPVAALIRFPASTARVCNPRA from the coding sequence ATGCTGCAACTACGCCCAAACTGCGAATGCTGTGACCGTGATCTGCCCGCCGACTCGCCTGACGCCTTGATCTGCTCGTTCGAGTGCACCTTCTGCCGCACCTGCGACGACAAGACTCTGCACGGCAACTGCCCAAACTGCAGTGGCGAATTGCTCAGGCGACCGATTAGGCCGGTAGCCGCACTGATTCGATTTCCCGCTTCCACTGCCCGCGTATGCAACCCACGCGCCTGA
- a CDS encoding response regulator transcription factor: MRLLLVEDHVPLADELLAGLARHGYAVDWLADGRDALYQGASEPYDLIILDLGLPGKPGLQVLQQWRADGLATPVLILTARGSWAERIEGLKTGADDYLCKPFHPEELQLRIQALLRRSHGLANQPQLQAAGLLLDERRQCVSRNGEEIDLTSAEFRLLRYFMLHPGQILSKSHLAEHLYDGETERDSNVIEVHVNHLRRKIGREAIETRRGQGYRFSGDAV; this comes from the coding sequence ATGCGCCTGTTGTTAGTGGAAGACCATGTGCCCCTGGCCGACGAGCTGCTCGCCGGCTTGGCCCGCCACGGCTATGCGGTGGATTGGCTGGCCGATGGCCGCGATGCGCTGTATCAGGGTGCCAGCGAGCCTTACGACCTGATCATTCTTGACCTCGGCTTGCCAGGCAAGCCCGGTTTGCAGGTGCTGCAGCAGTGGCGTGCGGATGGCCTGGCGACCCCGGTCTTGATCCTCACCGCACGCGGCTCCTGGGCTGAACGAATCGAAGGCTTGAAAACCGGTGCCGATGATTACCTGTGCAAACCTTTTCATCCGGAAGAACTGCAGTTGCGGATTCAGGCGTTACTGCGTCGTTCGCACGGCCTGGCCAACCAGCCGCAATTGCAGGCGGCCGGTTTGTTGCTCGATGAGCGTCGCCAGTGCGTCAGCCGCAATGGTGAGGAAATAGACCTGACCTCCGCGGAGTTTCGTCTGCTGCGTTATTTCATGCTGCACCCCGGACAGATACTCTCGAAAAGCCATCTGGCCGAGCACCTCTACGACGGCGAGACCGAGCGCGACTCGAATGTCATCGAGGTTCATGTCAATCACTTGCGTCGCAAAATTGGCCGGGAAGCGATCGAAACCCGGCGCGGGCAGGGGTATCGGTTCAGCGGAGACGCTGTTTGA
- a CDS encoding PepSY domain-containing protein, translating to MQVALGNSVLCGLFLLVLNGSVSARDLDQDEALRMRQAGHILPLEQLLDEALQQYPGATLLEAELEEEDDILVYEVELLTPQGVVRELELDARDGRILKDEVDD from the coding sequence ATGCAAGTCGCTCTGGGTAATAGCGTGCTGTGCGGCCTGTTTCTGCTGGTGCTGAACGGTAGCGTCAGTGCCCGCGACCTGGATCAGGATGAAGCCTTGCGCATGCGCCAGGCGGGGCACATCCTGCCCCTCGAGCAACTGCTGGACGAGGCTCTGCAGCAATACCCCGGCGCCACCTTGCTCGAGGCCGAGCTGGAAGAGGAAGACGACATTCTGGTCTATGAGGTCGAGTTACTGACCCCGCAAGGCGTGGTTCGCGAATTGGAACTGGACGCTCGTGATGGACGCATCCTGAAGGACGAGGTAGACGACTGA
- a CDS encoding sensor domain-containing diguanylate cyclase yields MKENLEFNEFHWLLAVVQSIDVGVVVLDREYRVHVWNTFMENRSGLQPHEVHQQSLFSLFPEIEENWFRHKVEGVVTLGTPAFTIWEQRPYLVKFKNYQPITGQEEFMFQNTTILPLQATNTSIEHICLIIYDVTSVAINKQQLQAANLQLQQLSRTDRLTGLNNRGYWEECLQHEYARHRRYQSTAALVMFDIDHFKKVNDTYGHPAGDKVIQAVADVMREQVRDTDYAGRYGGEEFVVLLPDVDSAGAMLFAERLRQRIESLLVTYEGQGIPFTISLGVADLSHPTQEYQQLIERADQALYASKEGGRNQVNVYTAPPG; encoded by the coding sequence ATGAAAGAGAATCTGGAGTTCAACGAGTTTCACTGGCTGCTGGCCGTGGTGCAGAGCATCGATGTCGGTGTCGTGGTGCTGGATCGCGAATACCGCGTGCACGTCTGGAATACCTTCATGGAGAACCGCTCGGGCCTGCAGCCCCATGAGGTGCATCAGCAATCCTTGTTCAGCCTGTTTCCGGAAATCGAGGAAAACTGGTTCCGCCACAAGGTTGAAGGGGTCGTGACGCTGGGCACGCCGGCTTTCACCATCTGGGAGCAGCGCCCCTATCTGGTGAAGTTCAAGAACTACCAGCCGATCACCGGGCAGGAAGAGTTCATGTTTCAGAACACCACCATTCTGCCGCTGCAGGCCACCAATACCAGTATCGAGCATATTTGCCTGATCATTTATGACGTGACCAGCGTGGCGATAAACAAGCAGCAATTGCAGGCGGCAAACCTGCAGTTGCAACAACTCTCGCGCACCGATCGCCTGACCGGCCTGAATAACCGTGGCTACTGGGAAGAATGCCTGCAGCACGAATACGCCCGGCACCGGCGTTATCAGAGCACGGCCGCACTGGTGATGTTCGATATCGATCATTTCAAGAAGGTCAATGACACCTATGGTCATCCGGCTGGGGACAAGGTGATTCAGGCAGTCGCCGACGTTATGCGCGAGCAGGTGCGCGACACCGATTATGCCGGGCGCTATGGCGGCGAGGAATTTGTGGTTCTGCTGCCGGATGTCGACAGTGCCGGAGCCATGCTGTTTGCCGAACGCCTGCGTCAGCGCATCGAATCCCTGCTGGTCACTTATGAGGGGCAAGGTATCCCGTTCACCATCAGCCTGGGGGTAGCTGACCTGAGCCACCCCACTCAAGAGTATCAACAGCTGATCGAACGAGCCGACCAGGCGCTGTATGCCTCCAAGGAAGGCGGCCGTAACCAGGTCAATGTATATACGGCGCCGCCTGGCTAA